In Aegilops tauschii subsp. strangulata cultivar AL8/78 chromosome 3, Aet v6.0, whole genome shotgun sequence, one genomic interval encodes:
- the LOC141042889 gene encoding uncharacterized protein has translation MGDFNETLYATEHFSRRPRPEGQMRAFRQVTEESGLQDLGWSGVPFTWDNRQEGNNNVKARIDRVFANAEFLTRFEQTRVWHGLEGLAHTLAKLQEDLSAWGDREFGNLRKKIRKLKQRIENLRTRSIGQGPSEEEKGLVKKLREVLYQEELWMKQRSRVLWLRSGDRNTGYFQAQAAQRKRTNRIANLSRVDGSGGHDLHELLQFVPTSVTEAMNEVLSKPFEPSEVKAALFQMAPSKAPGVDRFTAGFFQQHWGLIEGDLVPAILDFLNGGNYQPALMTLLLH, from the exons ATGGGGGACTTTAATGAAACGTTGTATGCAACAGAGCATTTTAGCCGCAGGCCTAGGCCTGAAGGGCAGATGAGAGCTTTTCGACAAGTCACGGAGGAATCTGGCTTGCAGGATTTGGGCTGGTCTGGTGTCCCTTTCACTTGGGATAACCGGCAGGAAGGAAACAACAATGTTAAGGCGAGGATTGACCGTGTGTTCGCTAATGCAGAATTTTTGACTCGCTTTGAACAAACTAGAGTTTGGCAT GGCCTTGAAGGTCTAGCGCACACATTGGCGAAATTACAAGAGGACCTGAGCGCTTGGGGTGATCGCGAGTTTGGAAATCTGCGCAAGAAGATTCGGAAACTCAAGCAGCGTATTGAGAATCTGCGCACTCGTTCCATTGGTCAAGGCCCATCTGAGGAAGAGAAAGGGCTAGTGAAGAAATTGAGGGAGGTATTGTACCAAGAAGAGTTGTGGATGAAGCAACGTTCACGGGTATTGTGGCTCCGCTCCGGCGATCGCAACACGGGATACTTCCAAGCCCAAGCGGCGCAGCGGAAGCGCACCAATCGCATTGCTAATTTATCTCGTGTTGATGGCTCA GGAGGACATGATCTTCATGAGCTGCTTCAATTTGTGCCAACTAGTGTTACAGAGGCGATGAATGAAGTACTCTCAAAACCGTTCGAACCGTCCGAGGTCAAGGCGGCGTTGTTTCAAATGGCGCCATCGAAAGCTCCCGGTGTCGACAGATTTACAGCTGGTTTCTTTCAACAGCATTGGGGCCTGATAGAAGGAGACCTTGTGCCAGCGATACTGGACTTTTTAAATGGTGGGAATTACCAGCCGGCTTTAATGACACTTCTATTACATTGA